Proteins from a genomic interval of Papaver somniferum cultivar HN1 chromosome 4, ASM357369v1, whole genome shotgun sequence:
- the LOC113271672 gene encoding uncharacterized protein LOC113271672 — protein sequence MTDWGPVFVSVVLFILLTPGLLVQIPGRNKAVEFGNFQTSGVSICVHSVIYFFLICIFLLALQIHMYIGS from the coding sequence ATGACAGACTGGGGTCCGGTGTTTGTATCAGTAGTATTATTCATACTATTAACACCAGGATTATTGGTTCAAATTCCTGGTCGGAACAaagctgttgaatttgggaattttcAGACGAGTGGTGTTTCGATTTGTGTTCAttctgttatttatttttttctcatttgTATCTTCTTATTAGCTCTTCAGATCCATATGTATATTGGTTCTTAA